A genomic window from Nicotiana sylvestris chromosome 11, ASM39365v2, whole genome shotgun sequence includes:
- the LOC138881875 gene encoding uncharacterized protein yields MCETFKIKHKNSTAYRPQINGAVEAANKNIKKILRKMIEKHKQGHEKLSFALLGYRTTVRTSTGATPYMLVYGTEAVIPAEVEIPSLRVIRETELDNAEWVKSRYEQLALIDGKIMNVVCHGQLYQNRMSRVFNKRVKPRKFTPGQLVLKNIFPYQDEAKGKFSPNWQGPYMVYRVLTGGALILAKMDGEVWTKPINADTVKRYYI; encoded by the coding sequence atgtgtgaaacattcaagattaaacacaagaactctacggcTTACAGACCTCAAAtaaatggagctgtagaagcagccaataagaacatcaagaagatactaaggaagatgattgAAAAGCACAAACAGGGGCATGAGAAGTTGTCATTCGCCTTACTGGGTTATCGTACCacggtccgcacatcaactggggccactccctacatgctggtttatggtacagaggcagtcatccccgccgaggtagaaattccttccttaagggtCATACGAGAAACAGAATTAGATAATGCAGAATGGGTCaagagtcgctacgagcagttagccctcataGACGGAAAAATAATGAATGTTGTTTGTCACGGTCAAttatatcagaacagaatgtccagagtcttcaacaagagagtcaagccaaggaagtttacaccaggacagctggtgttgaagaatatatttccatatcaagatgaagccaaagggaaattctctcccaattggcagggtccgtatatGGTGTATCgggttctaaccggaggagcTCTTATTCTCGcgaaaatggacggagaagtttggacgAAGCCTATCAATGCAGACACAGTGAAGCGATACTACATTTGA
- the LOC138881876 gene encoding uncharacterized protein has product MGDTSARKEIEETSQNTSITKETAAHLERILLRFREELEQVRSLASLSITLATADANNQNHTTPPAQPAHAQACNTCNNTPLHIPKTQNTTKDHNTPIFVDTMPHYSQPIASAIETDEKSSLIQNLAAEIKKLTSRVQDFEGNKSVEGLNNEDLCVQPDVELPEGYKPPKFKLFDGTSDPHLRMYCDKLVGVGRDEKIRMKLFMRSLKGDALSWSEAAKVRPALEEEQMNRFFILAQDPQYYERLMLIEGQRFSDIIKLGERIEEGIKNGMVTNLEALQATNKALQSGGSSKKKDVNFVMDAQRNNSPMKYQTYPSAPLTHQPTLNYHALSPTYQIPSPATPPMYEPDSHRYSQPAPIYQAYNSQPSHYPSPPTRQNIPRPRPNFDRKPPRQYTAIAEPIDQLYQKLKAVGYVTPIPAVTPKNPSQWINPNKTCSYHSGMKGHTIDECRSLKDKIQNLIDNKIIIAKEPTPNVRNNPLPDHEGRGIHMIEIEDDWDPKGSIGLIAEGDEPKKPIVTLNPIVVQIQPSEGDVVNVSIPLEFEAPPSEAPKPIEVEFGVPRAPAPFEVTVLPSKAPIPVSMTDVTPFKTNAIPWNYTVEARRKGKTYTGEVIAAQGMTRTGRVYTPEHLAESIKQASGRAVETGPDDLWRKVQAKEYSVVEQLNKMPTQISILALLQSSEAHKNALIKVLSEAYVPSNITGGEIANMVGQVLERHKITFHEDELPPEGLGHNKVLHITAQCEDHFVTRILVDGGSSLNICPLVTLRTLGKGLHEIKDGAISVKAFDGSQRSTIGEISLCLQMGPTWFDVEFQVINVPASYNLLLGRPWIHAAGAVASTLHQAVKFEWNHQEVIIHGDGSNPIYSRQAIPMIGGRRKIGGETYHHIERVNAIDKDKWWDNKIESILNWSGYEPGKGLGKNLQGITKPIKMKKHGTAFGLGITITYLDDEPTTVTCNEIVRQMDIDSEEDEVPEEVVREVKNFKNRPKSNLDETEVINLGNAENVKETHISVHLSPSEKEEYTEFFKEYEDIFAWSYDDMTDLSTSIVAHKLPTNPACPPVKQKLRKFKPDMSLKIKEEVTKQVKARVLKVMEYPTWLANVVPVPKKDEKVRVGIDYRDLNRASPKDDFPLPNIGILIDNCAKHELQSFVDCFVGYHQNGWMKKM; this is encoded by the exons atgggagATACAAGTGCTAGAAAGGAAATCGAGGAAACCTCTCAGAACACTTCAAtcactaaggaaactgctgctcaTCTTGAGCGAATTTTGCTGAGATTTCGAGAagaattggaacaagttcgaagcCTGGCAAGTCTGTCAATCACTCTTGCCACTGCTGATGCCAACAACCAGAACCATACTACACCACCAGCACAACCCGCTCATGCCCAAGCCTGCAACACCTGCAACAACACTCCACTGCACATTCCTAAAACACAAAATACCACAAAAGACCATAACACTCCAATCTTTGTGGACACCATGCCACATTACAGTCAGCCAATCGCCAGTGCAATCGAGACAGATGAAAAAAGCTCCCTCATTCAGAATTTGGCAGCTGAgatcaagaagttgactagccgggtCCAAGATTTTGAAGGTAACAAAAGTGTTGAAGGGTTAAATAACGAAGATCTCTgtgttcagccagatgttgagctcccagaagggtacaaacctcccaagttcaaacTATTCGACGGTACAAGTGATCCCCACCTCAGAatgtattgtgataagctggtaggGGTCGGAAGGGACGagaagattcgcatgaagctgttcatgaggagtttgaagggtgatgctttatcatg gtcagaagctgctaaggtcagaccggccttggaggaagaacaaatgaacaggttcttCATCCTTGCTCAGGATCCGCAGTACTACGAGAGGTTGATGCTAATAGAGGGCCAAAggttctctgacatcatcaagttgggagaaagaatcgaagaaggcatcaaaaatggtatggtcactaacctcgaggcattgcaagctaccaacaaggctttacagtctggtggctcaTCAAAGAAAAAGGATGTGAATTTTGTGATGGATGCGCAAAGGAACAACTCCCCTATGAAGTACCAAACCTATCCCTCAGCTCCACTCACACATCAACCTACCCTAAATTACCACGCACTATCACCCACCTACCAAATTCCATCACCTGCTACACCACCTATGTATGAACCCGATTCacacagatattcccaacccgcacctaTATACCAAGCATATAACTCCCAACCTTCTCACTACCCATCACCTCCTACCCGTCAGAACATCCCTCGACCTagaccaaacttcgaccgcaaACCTCCTAGACAATATACCGCCATAGCCGAGCCAATTGACCAATTATATCAAAAACTCAAAGCAGTTGGTTACGTTACCCCTATCCCAGCCGTAACTCCaaaaaatccttcccagtggatcAACCCAAATAAGACTTGCTCATACCATTCCGGGATGAAGGGCCATACCATCGACGAGTGTCgctcgttgaaagacaagattcagaacctgattgacaacaagatcattatagcaaaggagcccactcctaatgtccgcaacaaccctctgcctgaccacGAGGGTAGAGGAatccacatgatcgagatcgaagatgattgggaccccaaggggtcaATCGGGTTGATAGCTGAAGGAGACGAGCctaagaagccaatagttactctcaaTCCCATTGTTGTCCAGATTCAGCCCTCTGAGGGCGATGTGGTAAATGTGTCCATACCActcgagtttgaagcaccaccttCAGAGGCGCCGaaaccaattgaggttgagttcggAGTTCCAAGGGCGCCTGCACCATTTGAAGTTACTGTGTTACCTTCTAAGGCACCAATTCCAGTCTCTATGACAGACGTAACCCCGTTCAAGACAAATGCTATACCTTGGAACTACACCGTTGAGGCTAGAAGGAAGGGAAAGACATATACTGGGGAAGTGATTGCCGCACAGGGCATGACCAGGACAGGCAGGGTATACACCCCGGAACACTTGGCTGAGTCCATCAAGCAGGCCTCCGGGCGGGCTGTTGAAACTGGACccgacgacctttggaggaaggtGCAGGCCAAAGAGTACTCGGTCGTCGAGCAACTGAACAAAATGCCAACACAGATTTCCATTCTGGCTCTTCTACAAAGCTCAGAGGCACATAAAAACGCCTTAATAAAAGtactgagtgaagcttatgttcccAGCAACATAACAGGAGGTGAAATAGCAAACATGGTGGGGCAGGTACTGGAAAGACATAAGATCACCTTCCATGAAGATGAATTACCGCCAGAAGGGCTTGGTCACAATAAAGTGTTGCACATCACTGCGCAATGTGAGGATCACTTTGTCACCAGGATTCTAGTCGACGGgggatccagcctcaacatttgtccgttggtaactctcaggacattgggtaagggactgcacgagatcaaagacgGGGCTATCAGTGTCAAAGCTTTTGATggatctcagaggtccaccattggagaAATTAGCTTATGCCTACAGATGGGACCCACCTGGTTCGATGTCGAGTTCCAAGTCATTAACGTACCAGCGTCCTACAATTTGTtgctaggacgaccctggatccacgccgctgggGCTGTGGCGTCAACTTTGCATCAGgctgtaaaatttgaatggaatcatcaggaagtaatcattcatggcgacggtagcaaccctatatatagtcgtCAGGCCATCCCGATGATCGGAGGTAGAAGGAAAATCGGTGGAGAAACATACcatcacatcgagcgagtcaacgccatagacaaagacaagtggtgggataacaaaattgagagcATCCTGAATTGGAGCGGGTATGAACCTGGaaaaggacttggcaagaacctgcaGGGTATCACCAAACCTATCAAGATGAAGAAGCACGGTACCGCTTTTGGcctagg cattactattacatatcttgatgatgaaccaacgactgtgacttGCAATGAGATAGTGCGACAAATGGATAtagactcagaagaggatgaggtaccagaagaggttgtcagGGAGgtcaagaatttcaagaataggCCCAAGTCTAACTTAGATGAAACTGAGGTCATCAATTTGGGGAAcgcagaaaatgtcaaggaaacacaTATCAGCGTAcacttgtcaccatcagaaaaggaagaatacacagagtTTTTcaaagaatatgaggatatattcgcttggtcgtatgatgatatgaccgatCTCAGCACATCCATCGTGGCTCACAAGCTGCCGACGAATCCGGCATGCCCACCAGtcaaacagaaactcagaaagttcaagccagacatgagtttgaaaatcaaagaagaggtcaccaagcaagtcaaagccagggTTCTCAAAGTAAtggagtatccaacatggttagccaacgttgtgccggtaccgaagaaggatgAGAAGGTTAGAGTCGgtatcgactaccgggatctcaaccgggccagtcctaaGGACGATTTCCCTTTACCAAATATAGGCATactgattgataattgcgccaaacatgagctcCAGTCATTCGTCGATTGTTTTGTTGGATACCACCAgaatggatggatgaagaagatgtag